The region tttgtagagtgaaagtgtgtgggatgtgtatggagaggttgtatgtatttatagggtaaaattagggttagaatttgattaggagtggggattgtggAAAGGTATGGGGGGAAAATCGTGGGTTAATGGGGtatatttttttatgaattttttgtttttgtttatttttgttttgtttttttaggctaaaaaatgatttttcaacaGTCAGGGATGCATGCGGCCGCCTGGCACCAGCACGCGAGCGCCTGCTAgcacgcgggcgcctgctaggcttctagaatttttttttcagcaactttttttctgatttttttttggttttttggataaagtactatattctaaagtgtcctatggtctcatatcttgggttgcctcccaagaagcgcttctttacgtcattagcttgacgtggagttatgcgatcaagttgacaataaaatggcactaatcacttcacggtttgccgtatccttataatagtgcttcaatctctgaccatttactttgaatgcttggcccggatcgttctcaaaaatctccaccactCCATGTGGAGACACagtttgacgataaatggtccagaccaccttgatttcaactttccaggaaaaagtcggagacgagagttgaataaaagaacttgttgccccggcacgaatgacttaggcgaTAGCTTCCGGTCATGCCACTTTTctaccttttccttgtacattttattgttttcgtacgcttgaagtcaaaattcatcaagttcatttaactgaagcattcgcttcttcccagctacatctagatcaaggttcaacttcttcaatgcccaataagccttatgctcaagctgtgcaggtaaatgacatcccttaacatagacaagttgaaacggggataTCCCAAGTGcagtcttgtatgctgttctataatCCCAAACAACTttatcgagcttcaaagaccaatctttccttgatggacaaacgactttctctagaatgcgcttgatctctctattagacacttcagcttgaccattagtttgcggatgataggcagtagcaatgcgatgattcacattgtagcgttgcatcatagaagtgaacttacgattgcagaaatgcgaccctccgtcacttatgataactcgtagcgttccaaaccttgtgaatatctgcttatgaagaaaactcaacgctacctttgcatcattagtcggtagagctttgacttctacccatttcgagatataatcgactgccagcaagatgtactgattattgcaggacgggacaaatggtcccatgaaatcgattccccaaacatcgaagacctcaacttcaagtagcacatttaaaggcatctcatcctttctggaaagattcccaactctttggcaacgatcacaccttaaaacgaactgatgtgcatccttaaacaacgtaggccataAAAAACCTGCTTAAAGAATATGAGCTGCtatcttttcaccaccataatgtccaccataaattGTGGAATCAaagtctcataatatcccctccgtctcacagaatgggatacatctccagatgatctggtcagctccttgtctaaacaaatatggtccatcccacatgtaccatttcacctcatgcagaaacttcttcttttgagccgtaTTCATATTAGGaagcattatattgctaacaagatagttcacaatgtctgcgaaccatggctcttcctcttgaattgcgaacaactgttcatctggaaaagattcattgatcaatgtcttatcatgtgaagtagaatcaggattctccaatctagggagatggtcaactacttgattttcagtaccttttcgatccttgatctctaactcaaattcctgtagtaagagaacccaatgaataagtctaggcttcgaatcttTCTTTAAGACCAGATAGCATATGGCAGCGTGCCCTGGTTTTTGGTTAGATCAATGATTGGCCTTTTTGGGACAGGAACAGGTTGAGGAACATGAGCTATAGTAGGTGTGGATGTTTGGGCCTTGTTAGCATCTTTCTTTAGTTTGGGTTTGGGTTTATCACTAGGACGTGCCCCGAACAATTTGGGAATCCTGGGAGGAGCCATTTCTGTATAAGACATATGAAAAATATTAGTGAACATAGCAACAAGGCGCGCCTAGACTTTGGGGCGTGCCCAAATGGTATCAAATCTGATAATGAAGGCTCAAAGCATATGATATGCAAAGAAGTAGCAAGTAAAGATAAAGGCGGGTACGAAATATATAAAGTACAATGTGCAATCTACGAATAAAGAAACTAAGGTAACAATAAAAGAATAAGGTGCCCTGACAAAGGGCGCGCCCTTATCAAGAAATATTAAATCAATATTGATGAAATACGATGTGCAACGTTGAAACTAGCAAGGAGTTTTACAAACAACAAAATTTTCTTAAGTCAAGTAATGAAGACACGCCCACAATGGAAGGTGCGCCATTAAGACCTAAAATAATCAAACCTGTAGGAACCTCGCTTTGAAGGGAGTTGTCTTCTAATTCCAGCCCTTCTCATGGCTGAGCTTTCTAGAAGAGAAGCTTTTCTTGTTGTGCTGTTTGTCCATGACCAAATAGTAATATCCATGGTCAGACTTCCTTAGGCTGAAGAAATGACTTACTTCGTCCATTGTGGGTTGAGGAAAACCTAATTCTCAGTAAAGGATGAATATATCAAGGACAAATTTTTAGCTGTTGGGGGAGAGCTGGAGTGGAGCTACATCATAAAGTTCAATTACCTCTCTAAGAAAAGGGTGCAAAGGCACACCCACACCCATTGAAACCAACTTAAGGCTGGTTACCATTCTAGGGATCCTGAAATTTCTCTCATAGTTAAAAATATGGGGCCACATCATGCTAAGAGGGTGTGCCCAGATACCCTCCATATCGTAGTACTTCATCAACCACTCTAGTTGTTCATCTGAACAGGCCGAAGGAAGTCCAACACTGAATAGTTTTCCATGCTCTTTCCTGAAACATTTCTTCACAGCTTCATTGCACGGCTCGAAGTTGTTCCAATTAAAGTCCAACTCACTATCAGAAACCTCCCAATGTTGGAAAGAGATGTGAGAAGGTTCGGGAGAGGTAGAAAACTGAAGGGTGTCTTCATCGAAAAAATTCATCTCATCACGAAGAGGCGATGAGTTCTCTTTAGACACACCCTCAGGGTTAGGGAACGTGGGTGCGCCCTGTGATTGTTGTGGAGAAAGGCTTGGAGAAATAGCCCTGTAAGAGACCTTCGATGGTCCTGCCCCAACATTGACTCTAATTTTAATTCCCCTGTACCTATCTGCGTTTAAACTTTCCAACCAATCGTTATCATCCAATTCCATGCTAACATGAACTGAAGATCTTTTCTTCTGAATTAGTTTTTGTTTACCCTTCCTTTGAGATAAAGGGAGGTGGTCTAGGGAATCGCTTGAAGAATCTGCCATAATCTCGCTTTCTTTGAACTCTTGAATAAGACGCGCCTCATGTTCAAGTAAATGAGGAGTCCTATGAGCGTCTGGAAAGTCTGGCTCGAAAGAGATAGGTGGAGGAGAAAATATTCCCAGCCTTGTGCAAATATCTTTAAAGGGATGAAAgggagaggacgcgccctcgtcTGCCAGCTGtacaaaacaaataaaagaatttgTTTAAGGGCGCGTCCAATTCAGAAAAAGGAGACGAAAACATGAAAAGCAAATGGTTGAAGACATGCATTGAGAAGATAGCAAGTCTCATTTAGAAATAGTATATATTGGATTAGATTAAAAAACATCTATTTTATTAAGTTCCAAAGGCACACCCTGTGCAAAGAAGGCGCGCCCAGTAGAAGTTATGTCTATAATAACAAGGTAAGAAGGTTATCTAAAAGGAAAATAAGGTGCGCCTATCACAGACTGGAAGATAAAGGGAAATGGGGAGTAAGGCGCGCCTTGACAGGGAAAGTTGTGTTTtatactgaaaatctaaatacacTAGTAGTGGATAAAGGGAGATGGCGCGCCCTAAGTTGTTGGCGCGCCCAAGATAAATTCTGCGATATATGTGTTCTAAACCCAACAGTGAGAAAAAGAATACTAAACTATTGTAATTCTCAAAAACACGaatttgaaattcaaaatccCGATATTACAGATCTAAAACTACAAaattcacatatatatatatacagatacACACAAGTATACATAATCAGAGGATGAGTTATAAGACAAGAAGTTGAATAGACAATGTGACATGCACAATGAGTTACTTGACAAAACCCAGAAATATAAAAGTTTCATGTACCTTTTCAGTTAATGAAGAAGCTGACCAGAAAAAAACTTGAGAATGGTTGAAAAATGGCTGATTCTGGGAGGAATGAAGCTCTCAATTGCCACCGGGGTTACTTTCTTTTtagaagaagaaaaaaagagtAAAGTAAAAAATAAAAGTAATTGCTTGTATTTAAAGGTAGAAAGGACAGCTATCCGTCCCATCAATCATGTCCGTCACGATTCCCGAAATAAAGGGAACCGTTTAAAAAACCGTTCAAATTACAAGGACGCATTTACATGAAGGCGCGCCCTCATTGATTATTGTagaaatttgaattttgaatAAAATAGTGATGTGTGTTCCAAGGACACATTTACATGAAGGCGCGCCAAGTTGAAGGCGCGCCCTGTAAAAAAATATCGATAAATACGTTTACACAAATTTTGATAAAGATAGGtaaaattccaatcccatttttAATAGCATATGTAATatggggggtagttgttatacccaaaaattggtataaacttTATTTGGGATAAGATTAGACAAAGTAATCAAAATTAAGATGTGAATGCCTGAAAataaggaaaagaaaaggtaacTTTACTTTATGAAAGGAAACAAGGCGCGCCCTATGAGTAGGAAAGGACGCACCCTGTATTATGAATGATTGATGAAGAAGTGCATCTGTAGATGCTGAAGGAGTGCCCTCACCAGATGAGGGAGGCGCGCCTTTTCGCCTGGAAGGAAGATGTTGAACAATTTGTTAAGGATTGACTCCTTACCTTTGGAAGGACTTAGGGAGCGCCCTAGGAAGAAGAAATGACTTGGATGAGGTATTTAGTGTGGTTACTTGGACGAATTGGTTGGATGATTCAAGAAGCAAGAAGATTATTATgactaacctatttgatgcaggcACTCTATtaaagaactccttcctgtaatgcaaccacaggaaggcggtgtccgtgttcagagacctccaggggtatgcctggatgGAAGgtctcctcctgtagtcaatgatTGTCCTCATTAGGGATGTGGGGtaaactttggtgtgtgctttgggagctctgtctctgtagtcaacgggtgtcctcgttgggagacttcggagtatcctgcactttgcacccaaaatcttgggatcacttgtcctgcaatctggtaggggctccttatccgagcgacaaggatgcgtccaacatttggggtgaaccacggctatacctgcatCCACAGATTAGAGAAACAACCGGTAGgagagggttatccttggccagggagatgccttatctgtgaagtctcgaagccgcggcCGAGCCTTGGGactttgtggttgggcctcatcgacgaacattcctaaagctagtagaagatggtttccagtaggttttctactgggcctcgggacaagagatctaagcccattaggtttcttgttccccaagaactacgttggcttgattccctaaaagtagggatacgtaggcaaattgcaaggagtaagaagcgagagcgcaaatgAGCCACaactaaccctaagcaatctcagccaccaataatcaccaccaccaaacactgttcatatTTTCCGATGAACATTGTTCATAAAATTCGACGATAACTGTTCACGTTTTCCGACGAAGAACCGCTGTCACatatcttgtttccggctacgaacctcaaactttgttgctcccaaattcctccgtcaacacaTTGACGCTAAAAGCaggggctaatcaagatctgCATCTAGGAGGAAAGATATCTCAATACCATGACGGAAGTttttatgatggaagttctgaagaAGAGTCTGATCATGACTATGATCACCATAAGCCTTATGTTCCACCTATGACTGATCGCCCCATCGCGGATGTTGGGGGTCAGCCACCTGTATAGATCAATAACGCTGATTTGCTAGAACAATTATATCGCATGGGAGATGCTCTGAACGGGTTCAACTCAAGGCTAAGCACCGTGGAGCGGCGCAAGACCAGAAGGGATTCTTCGCCATAATCGTTTTGCCCATGCACCAGGGAAAGCCCGCATGACTCAGGGAGATGTATTGGTCGGTCGCGTCGAACTGAAGGCGGGCGTATACCAATAACCCCGCGATGTCTGAACTATTCCAACGATATCACCTCGATTGTTGAACTGTGGACGAAGACGCTGATGGTCGAGAGGTACCACAGGTAGATAACTGGGTAATCACCCACCCACACCAGTCTGCGCGTAGTCTTGAGGAACGTCGACAAGCAGAGTCTATTCTAGAGAATGAGCAACGAGGCTTCGCTGCTTTGAAGGATCTCCTAGGGATTCGCTTGGGTGACGATGATCTAAGGATGTTGCTGCTGGAATGGCAGAGAGAGGCCGATCGCGGAGACGTGACGCCCCATGGTACAACGCGTGTGCCCTTGAATTCCCATGAGAATCAGGAGCGGCACCACGATCATTAGAGAGCTCCTCCTCGTGGATCGATGGACCGGTATGGTCGAGGATATGGAAGTGACCGCTGGAGAAAATCCCAATATAGGGGAAGAGGCGGAGACCGAGGTAAATATTTAGAAAATCCCAATGGATCACTTTAAGTACTAGATGcaatcattttagaaattaatgAAGAGAAGATCAAGGTTACTAGCAGCTGGTAGTACAGATGTTCATTTTGCAAATGTATATAATTGTCCTGCACCAATGTTCTTTCTAGTCAATGTGCTACTGGACTCAACCAAGAAACCCTGCAGAGATCCCTTGGGTGAAATATGGGGCAGACTTTGTCGTTGAATCTTCTGGGTTTTTTACAACGATTGAAAATGCTCCGGGATACAAAAAGGTGGGTACAATCTATCTCTATATATTACAATCTCTCTCGCACACCCTGATTTCTTTCTTTCATACCTCTCTCACAAACTGTCTTATCATTTAAAATGAGTATTTCGAACAATAATCTGCAGGCTGGTGTAAGGAAGCTGTAATTTCAGTTCGCTCAGCTAATGCTCCTATGCGCTATGTTTGTTGTGGATGTAAATAAGAAAACATATAAACCAAACATGGATATCATATCTAATGCGCAACAATTTATTTTATCTTCCATTTTTTCATTTATACACAACAAATTTTTACGCCCAGGTAGGTACTAGGTACTGAATCGAACTTAGCTCTGATACATTGTTagatttttattattaaatgataattgataaaaagtaaattaaaaaggtaaattaaaacaaaataacATTTTCTTATCAGATGCCATACTTCTAAAATACTACGTAAGCCTTCTTTATATACGCTACACATTTAACAAATACACCTAAAAAATAGCTAATCCTATCCCACTAACATCTCCTACTAACATCTAATCTAGAATTTCAAATAATTCAATAtctaataattattcaaaaattatttctaACAATCTCGTCAAAATgatttcaaataattttgaattattatttccAACACTATAATATGACATTAATTGCACTACCACAAATTTGAACCGCAGGTACTAATTAATTATGCTTTACATGCATTGTTGGAAAATGTGGGTAGTAGTCCCACATTGTCAAGTCAATTTGAGCCATAGTTTGAGTGGACGAATGTCGCGCGCGCGGGACGAGTGACACTTGGAATGTGTTCTCCTCCGAGAGAGCTTTCCGAGGCACTTTCGATCACTCAAAATGACTAAGAGATGGATGAGATATGATCATCTAAAGTTGGGCTTTTCGGGGCGCAAATCTTGGGCTTTCGAGGGGCAATCCGAGGCTTGCGAAGCCATCGAGCATGCCCGCGTGTGCAACGTGGGGACAGGAATGTAGCGGAAAATTGGCCCGAATAATTACAGACTAGTTTTGCTAAATTTAGTTTCCACTGGGTTTGGGCTCTTAAATTCTTAATtcattttttattatgaattattataattgatttggCGTAATAATAATCTGATTCAATTAAGGATTTGATTGTTAATTAAACCGATTTATTTAATTACGCATGAAGTAGTGCACACGTTTCCCTCGAGTATCGTATCAGGTTTAGGGTTTATTCATTCATTCGAAATATACCACACAGCCGCCTCCTAAACAAAAATCCTACTCTCTTCCGGTGATAGTTTTTTGCTCCGTTCTTGTTCGCCGAAGGTACTGTTCATGCAAAAACGCCGTTTTCTCGTTTTATCTTGGGAGGCTACAGTGAGGGCCGTAATAGGTTTAAGGAGACACTTATACGACAGGACTCGAGAACATCGCCTTCATATCCTTCTTGTTTATTTTCGTAGTTTATTACTCTGTTATTCACACATGCACTTATTGTTCGTAGTATCCGCATATTGTGTTAACATGGCAGTCTCTCAGACCATAGAGATATGAAAGGACTCCACAGGAGATCGTAGGATAAGCTTTCATTATAGTTCTTCAAGCTTCATTGTGTGGGGTTCTCAACTTGTGTATTCCACCGAGTATATGGGCTTAATGTTAAGTCGATGTTTTGCCAATTTACTTGTGCTAGATGCAGTGGCATGTCTTTGTCGTCTTGATCTGAGCTATACAACTTCTAGAAAACTTAAGATTAGTACTAGTTTGGATTCGACTTGGTGAATGCTCTACTTCTTCTCACTTAGGTAATAATCAGATTTAACTCCTGCTGTATTGGTTTTTACTTGGAATGCTTTTAGTTTTTTTGTCATTGTTTTCATTATTATCATTTATCATTATTATTGCTGAATAAAGTTTTTAAGATTATTGACTTGATATAAACTTGTGCTCCACTTATAATTGATATAACTATAAGTTGTGAGTGTATTAttgataaatatttaaatatataaccATGTAACAGGTCCAGTCTTCTGGTAGCCCGTGTCAAGTGGCCAGCCAACAGAGACAGAGGTTCTGATATGCAGCCACTGCGGTGGATCTAGCTGCTTTGAGCTTCGAGTATGGAGAGCTAACTTATACTCCCTATCTAATTTTCGACTGGAAACATTAGTTGTATATATTGTCCGAGTTGATTCTATCCTAAAACTATCTATATAATTATTACAATCTTTTGTCTACAAATAAATTGTAATTTTGGTTACAGATTATGCCACAGCTGCTGCACTACATTGACATGAAGAGTGATGAGAATCCTCATAATTGGTCGATTATACGTGTGAAGACTCTTGTGATGAAAGTATATATAGCTTACAAAGAGGAATTTGCTTGGGTTCAACTTCCTTCTCAATGAACTGCAACATTAGGACGATATCTTCTTGGATTTACTCTTGGATTATCCTGGTGGGAGTATTGTACTTGACGTGTAACGTTTGTTGATCACATGGAGTGTAGATGGCCAAAACACACTAAATGCCATTTGAGACAGCCCAATGTCCCTGTCTATGCTTGGTTGGTTGAGGTTTTTTCCCATTATTTTTTGGCGCGTTAAAACAATTTTATGCACTTTAGTTTGATTCAGTTtgaataaaatttaaattgtttgtGGTGGACTACTTTTTATCTCTAAAACAAACAAGAATTCAGGTCCTGATGTGTCTTATTTATTGTGGGAACCCAGGCTGCAGTAGCTCACATGAACGTCTATCTACGTTCTGTCTCAACATTATTGATTCAAAACTTGTTTCCGACCAAAATTTGAACAATAGAATTTGAAACCTACGCTTACTTTACACGGACTATAAGCTAGTAATGATAATACATAACATCAGGTTGATCTACAATTTCAAAGTTGGAGTCTGTATTTGTAAATGATTAAGTTTTTCGGTTAGATTTATAAACCGAGATGTATTTCAATAATATTATTCAAACTGATAAATCGATAGTAACTTAAGGATAAAAACTAATTATTGGCTAAAATAATATAACTGTTGACTGTAAATTTATTTATTCCAGAGAATCATTCACTGATGGATCTTACACTACAGAAATTTTTACATTTGAAAGAAATTGAATTAACAAGGCAAATGATAAAAATGAAATATATAAACTTCGATCTGATGAATCATACTGCACTACCAAAATTTTCTCACATCATAAAGAAAGCAAGGCTGTACAAATGCAACTGACTGCCAACTGATACTTTGATTTGAATGACCACAAGGATGTATATATTTGAATGGAGAGGTGCGATGTGCGCAGCTTCTTACTGGACATACTGAAGTTGCAATGACGATTTCATAATGTACAGATTTGAATATGACAAGAAAATTTGATTCGGGTAATTGATATTTGATGCATCATAAAACAGCAGCACGACTGCTTGGGTAGAAGAGGAAAGAACAAACTGAAGCCGAAGAAATGTATGAGTTCTGGAGGGAGGGACATGGTTCGGGATACACGTTTTCTGAGATACCTGATATATCCGAACATAGCCATGAAACAGATGCATAAGGGGTGGTTGTCAAGGAAATGTTACATAGACATAATGATGTGAAAGGAGACTCAGAAATCCCAGAGAAATTCCCTGCGATAGTCACATTTGTGCCAATTATGTCTTTAAAGGTGAGGCCTTTGACAGCGGGAAGTGCATGTGGATCATATTCATTATCTGGATGTGAATTACACTGACCTGTTGCCTGAATCACTGTCttaacatttttaatttttgcGCCAGATATATAAATGTCTTCTATATAACCACCTCTACCTATTGACGTCTTCAATTCAAACCCAATGAATGAGTCATGTAGGTCTATGTTCTCTACCAGAACATTGGAGATGCCCCCAGACATCTCACTGCCAAAAGCCAAGCCAGCGCCTATAGTAGATTGAAGGCTAACCTCTCGGATGTGGACATATGAAGTTGGTTTGCCAAGGGAAATCCCGTATTCATCCCAACCACTCTTTAGCACAATAGCATCATAGCTTACACTAATGTTACTTTTCTCGATGCACACATACTCGGAGGAATCTGCATATTTACAAATGATACCAAGCTGAGACTATGCTTGGGCCACAGCATATTTAACAATAATGTACttcatgtacatgattttaagtCCATAAAACTGAATAAGTATACCTGGTACTATTCCACTAGTGTAAGGGGATTCTGGGGGAGCATAAGCTGTTATATTCTGAACTAACACATTGCTGCATTACATCCACACAGGTGTTTGCAAGTCAGATcagaatttcaaaaattaaaaggCAAAATAAGCATTTAAAAAAATGTACCTGCAATATACAGGATGAATGTTGTAGGATGGGGAATATAAAAATGTTAGATTCGAAACAACCACGTCCTTGGAGCTTATAAATTCAACCAGATGTGGTCGGCTGTAGTTTAAAGAATGAGAACTTAACTGCTCCCACCAAACAGAACCCTGGCCATCTATAGTCCCATTATCACCTGTGCAGCGAATTAATGCACACAAAATCTATAAGGATGACATGTAGAAATCGTGAAGCTCAACTGAAAATTGCAAAAGACTGTTAAAATTAAAGGATGGTCCTACCTGTAATTACAACATCAACTAAATTACTTCCTGTAATTAAGCTTCGATACCTACCACCCGGAAGTTCAATACCTCGCCCATAAGATGGTAAGGCGTCAACAACCTCCCAGTGAGCAATATCCtgcaaaataaatatatatatcagcaGAGGATTTATATTGCCCAATAGGGAAATGATGCATTTACTAATGATATTCATACAAGACCTGGAAGGCTTTCTTTTCTTTAACTggcaaaagaaaaaaaatatctAGTGTTTGTTTAACTATATATAATTCATCTTTTTTTAAGGAAATGAGCATAACCAGCTGGTGGTTACTTTCTGTACCACAAAATAATATATCAGACTTTCAATACAAGCCAGCAGCCAAATTTTCCGATATGATCAATCTAATAAATATCTATTGAAACTttaaatcttaatatctaataaATAAGCCTAACCAATTTAGTGGCTGGGACTACCTAGGGACAGGAAATGGCTTGTAGCTCTACAGGTTATAGTGGAGAATTTCTAAATTTTACTGATCAAAAGTCAGAGCACCAACATGTTATTTCAGATACCAGCTCTGTTTAAACTGTAGGGCAGGAATTCAAACTTTGAGGTCTTTTTACGTTCCAACATCACTAGTTATTCATTCATATTGGTTCTTATTTTATGATACTGCACAGACATTCTATGTCATCTTGCAACAAGTCTATGTCATCTTGCAACAAGTATAAACTTGGTGATAGGAAAAGAAATTGTGGGCACATATGTAGCGCAACTTGGCACTGTGGCCAACCTGCTGCACGGAATAATGTTGTGGTAAGAAGTTGATAGGTGTCTTGTAAATAAACGAGAGAATTTACACGTTGAACATGAAAAAAGAAAATAATATCGGCCTGACTTTTTAGTATGAAAGCTACTTTCAGGCTTACCAAAAACTGTTTTTAGCTGAAAAATTTAGGACTGCGTTTAATGTCTACGGAAAAACAATCCCAAACAGGCTCGTAAAGCATTTGATTACAGTATTTGTAAATGCTTAA is a window of Apium graveolens cultivar Ventura chromosome 11, ASM990537v1, whole genome shotgun sequence DNA encoding:
- the LOC141698409 gene encoding putative polygalacturonase isoform X2, with amino-acid sequence MYTGLASRLSATLLLLLAFSHVVQHCGADYNGQCKSNGPLRPRPHSVSILEFGAVGDGKALNTVAFQNAIFYLKSFTDKGGAQLYVPPGKWLTGSFNLTSHLTLFLEKDAIILGSQDIAHWEVVDALPSYGRGIELPGGRYRSLITGSNLVDVVITGDNGTIDGQGSVWWEQLSSHSLNYSRPHLVEFISSKDVVVSNLTFLYSPSYNIHPVYCSNVLVQNITAYAPPESPYTSGIVPDSSEYVCIEKSNISVSYDAIVLKSGWDEYGISLGKPTSYVHIREVSLQSTIGAGLAFGSEMSGGISNVLVENIDLHDSFIGFELKTSIGRGGYIEDIYISGAKIKNVKTVIQATGQCNSHPDNEYDPHALPAVKGLTFKDIIGTNVTIAGNFSGISESPFTSLCLCNISLTTTPYASVSWLCSDISGISENVYPEPCPSLQNSYISSASVCSFLFYPSSRAAVL
- the LOC141698409 gene encoding putative polygalacturonase isoform X1, whose product is MFCISLYCFSFIIRSFQATLLLLLAFSHVVQHCGADYNGQCKSNGPLRPRPHSVSILEFGAVGDGKALNTVAFQNAIFYLKSFTDKGGAQLYVPPGKWLTGSFNLTSHLTLFLEKDAIILGSQDIAHWEVVDALPSYGRGIELPGGRYRSLITGSNLVDVVITGDNGTIDGQGSVWWEQLSSHSLNYSRPHLVEFISSKDVVVSNLTFLYSPSYNIHPVYCSNVLVQNITAYAPPESPYTSGIVPDSSEYVCIEKSNISVSYDAIVLKSGWDEYGISLGKPTSYVHIREVSLQSTIGAGLAFGSEMSGGISNVLVENIDLHDSFIGFELKTSIGRGGYIEDIYISGAKIKNVKTVIQATGQCNSHPDNEYDPHALPAVKGLTFKDIIGTNVTIAGNFSGISESPFTSLCLCNISLTTTPYASVSWLCSDISGISENVYPEPCPSLQNSYISSASVCSFLFYPSSRAAVL
- the LOC141698409 gene encoding putative polygalacturonase isoform X3 — encoded protein: MFLFSKLATLLLLLAFSHVVQHCGADYNGQCKSNGPLRPRPHSVSILEFGAVGDGKALNTVAFQNAIFYLKSFTDKGGAQLYVPPGKWLTGSFNLTSHLTLFLEKDAIILGSQDIAHWEVVDALPSYGRGIELPGGRYRSLITGSNLVDVVITGDNGTIDGQGSVWWEQLSSHSLNYSRPHLVEFISSKDVVVSNLTFLYSPSYNIHPVYCSNVLVQNITAYAPPESPYTSGIVPDSSEYVCIEKSNISVSYDAIVLKSGWDEYGISLGKPTSYVHIREVSLQSTIGAGLAFGSEMSGGISNVLVENIDLHDSFIGFELKTSIGRGGYIEDIYISGAKIKNVKTVIQATGQCNSHPDNEYDPHALPAVKGLTFKDIIGTNVTIAGNFSGISESPFTSLCLCNISLTTTPYASVSWLCSDISGISENVYPEPCPSLQNSYISSASVCSFLFYPSSRAAVL
- the LOC141698409 gene encoding putative polygalacturonase isoform X4; the encoded protein is MKRLATLLLLLAFSHVVQHCGADYNGQCKSNGPLRPRPHSVSILEFGAVGDGKALNTVAFQNAIFYLKSFTDKGGAQLYVPPGKWLTGSFNLTSHLTLFLEKDAIILGSQDIAHWEVVDALPSYGRGIELPGGRYRSLITGSNLVDVVITGDNGTIDGQGSVWWEQLSSHSLNYSRPHLVEFISSKDVVVSNLTFLYSPSYNIHPVYCSNVLVQNITAYAPPESPYTSGIVPDSSEYVCIEKSNISVSYDAIVLKSGWDEYGISLGKPTSYVHIREVSLQSTIGAGLAFGSEMSGGISNVLVENIDLHDSFIGFELKTSIGRGGYIEDIYISGAKIKNVKTVIQATGQCNSHPDNEYDPHALPAVKGLTFKDIIGTNVTIAGNFSGISESPFTSLCLCNISLTTTPYASVSWLCSDISGISENVYPEPCPSLQNSYISSASVCSFLFYPSSRAAVL